One window of the Nicotiana tabacum cultivar K326 chromosome 4, ASM71507v2, whole genome shotgun sequence genome contains the following:
- the LOC107763931 gene encoding CRIB domain-containing protein RIC4, giving the protein MRDRMEKFVLLPFSVGCISESSVAIGQQYHHKRSSPHESNLTPTRSQEGKDEEEEQEEGEDDDRISSLKSPNLSLMSLPKFQRLFKNFKNLSHLFVDKDEMEDEEMMGMEIGVPTDVKHVTHIGIDGASTSILSRSWEHLKTPDFLTLSS; this is encoded by the exons ATGAGGGATAGAATGGAAAAATTTGTACTTCTTCCATTTTCTGTTGGTTGCATCTCTGAATCAAGTGTTGCAATTGGTCAACAATATCATCATAAAAGATCAAGCCCTCATGAATCCAACTTAACTCCCACAA GGAGCCAAGAAGGAAAAGATGAGGAGGAGGAACAAGAAGAAGGAGAGGATGATGACAGAATTTCAAGTTTGAAGAGTCCTAATTTAAGCCTTATGTCACTTCCCAAGTTTCAGAGGCttttcaagaatttcaagaacttgTCCCACTTATTTG TGGATAAGGATGAAATGGAGGATGAGGAGATGATGGGGATGGAAATAGGAGTTCCAACAGATGTGAAGCATGTGACTCACATAGGAATAGATGGTGCCTCTACTTCGATCCTTTCTAGGAGTTGGGAACATCTCAAAACCCCTGATTTCCTTACTCTCTCTTCTTAA
- the LOC107763932 gene encoding L-ascorbate oxidase homolog, with amino-acid sequence MEKLRFVLVLLTLCLSTSLVKGGDPFLFFEWKVTYGTISTLGVPQQVILINGQFPGPIINGTSNNNIVVNVFNQLDEPFLFTWNGVQQRKNSWQEGTLGTNCPIPPGSNFTYQFQVKDQIGSFYYYPTTALHRAAGGYGGISVHSRALIPIPFDVNPADEFFVLVSDWYTKSHSQLRKLLDSGRSAGRPNGVIINGKSGKGDNKDEPMFTMTPGKTYRYRFCNVGMKDSINVRIQGHIMKLVEIEGSHTVQNMYDSLDVHLGQCMSVLVTADKDPKDYFLVASTRFTKEPHTATATIRYGNGKGAPASLELPKAPIGWAWSLNQFRSFRWNLTASAARPNPQGSYHYGQINITRTIKLVNTAGSVDGKLRYAINGVSHVNPETPIKLAEYYSVADKVFKYDIIKDDYEAPTAKTEEKITLAPNVVNGTYRNFVEIIFENHEKSVQSFHLAGYSFFAVAIEPGKWTAEKRKNYNLLDAVSRNTIQVYPNSWAAIMTTIDNAGLWNLRSNSLERQYLGQQLYFSVLSPKRDLKDEYNMPDNDILCGIIKDMPLPKPYSV; translated from the exons ATGGAAAAGTTGAGATTTGTTCTTGTGTTGCTGACATTGTGTCTTTCAACATCACTAGTAAAAGGAGGAgatccttttttgttttttgaatggAAAGTCACTTATGGCACTATCTCTACCCTTGGTGTACCCCAACAAGTTATTTTGATCAATGGCCAATTTCCCGGACCTATAATTAATGGCACCTCCAACAATAATATTGTTGTCAATGTCTTCAATCAGTTGGACGAGCCGTTCCTTTTTACATGGAACGGTGTCCAACAGAGGAAGAATTCGTGGCAAGAAGGTACCCTTGGCACCAATTGTCCCATTCCTCCCGGGAGCAATTTTACGTATCAATTCCAGGTCAAGGATCAAATTGGAAGCTTTTACTATTACCCCACCACAGCTTTGCATCGTGCAGCGGGTGGGTATGGTGGGATAAGTGTCCATAGTCGCGCATTGATTCCCATCCCCTTTGATGTTAACCCTGCAGACGAATTCTTCGTCCTTGTAAGTGATTGGTACACCAAAAGTCATTCCCAATTGAGGAAGCTTTTGGATAGTGGGCGCTCCGCGGGAAGGCCCAACGGAGTCATCATCAATGGCAAAAGTGGCAAAGGCGATAACAAGGACGAGCCAATGTTCACTATGACCCCTGGAAAGACGTATAGGTACAGGTTTTGTAACGTTGGCATGAAGGATTCTATCAACGTTAGAATCCAAGGACACATCATGAAATTAGTTGAGATCGAAGGATCTCACACCGTACAAAACATGTACGATTCACTTGATGTTCACCTCGGACAGTGTATGTCTGTTCTGGTAACTGCTGATAAGGACCCTAAGGATTACTTCCTCGTGGCCTCCACGCGATTCACAAAGGAACCACACACTGCTACCGCCACTATCCGTTACGGCAATGGCAAAGGCGCCCCGGCCTCATTAGAATTGCCAAAGGCTCCAATCGGTTGGGCTTGGTCACTTAACCAGTTCCGCTCATTCCGTTGGAATTTGACAGCAAGTGCAGCTAGACCTAATCCACAGGGATCCTACCACTACGGCCAGATCAACATCACGCGTACCATAAAACTAGTGAACACGGCGGGATCAGTGGATGGAAAGCTTCGATATGCAATCAACGGTGTTTCACATGTGAATCCTGAGACTCCAATTAAGTTGGCTGAGTACTATAGTGTTGCTGACAAGGTTTTCAAGTATGATATTATTAAGGATGATTATGAAGCTCCAACTGCTAAAACAGAAGAGAAGATTACACTTGCACCAAATGTAGTAAATGGCACTTATCGCAACTTTGTGGAGATCATCTTTGAGAACCACGAGAAGAGTGTTCAATCTTTTCACTTGGCTGGATACTCTTTCTTTGCTGTTGC GATTGAACCAGGGAAATGGACAGCAGAGAAGAGGAAGAACTACAACTTGCTTGATGCAGTGTCAAGGAATACCATCCAAGTTTATCCTAATTCATGGGCAGCAATCATGACTACTATTGACAATGCTGGCCTTTGGAACTTAAGGTCAAACTCTCTTGAAAGGCAATACTTAGGACAACAGCTTTACTTCAGTGTCCTCTCTCcaaaaagagatttgaaagaTGAATACAATATGCCTGACAATGATATCTTGTGTGGTATTATCAAGGACATGCCTCTTCCAAAACCTTATTCCGTATAA
- the LOC107773313 gene encoding protein ASYMMETRIC LEAVES 2-like, giving the protein MASSSLLSYSPCAACKFLRRKCQPECVFAPYFPPDQPQKFANVHKIFGASNVTKLLNELQPHQREDAVNSLAYEADMRLRDPVYGCVGVISLLQHQLRQLQLDLSCAKSELSKYQNLGGGIASTNSYGLLAAGNQHNLGFNFMGGGGGGRPDHNHHLYHHQFFPRDQQQQQQQQQIIRRFEGGSNNF; this is encoded by the exons ATGGCTTCATCTTCATTATTATCCTACTCACCCTGTGCAGCATGTAAATTCCTACGTCGAAAATGCCAGCCAGAATGCGTGTTTGCCCCTTACTTCCCACCAGATCAACCCCAGAAATTTGCAAATGTTCACAAAATATTTGGAGCCAGCAATGTGACAAAGCTGCTCAATGAATTGCAGCCTCACCAAAGGGAAGACGCCGTCAACTCTCTCGCTTATGAAGCGGACATGCGCCTCCGCGACCCCGTCTATGGTTGCGTTGGCGTCATTTCGCTTCTTCAACATCAGCTTCGACAGCTCCAACTTGACCTTAGCTGTGCCAAATCCGAGCTTTCCAAATACCAGAACTTAGGAG GAGGCATTGCTAGTACGAACAGTTATGGACTGTTGGCAGCTGGCAACCAGCATAATTTGGGGTTCAATTTTATGGGAGGAGGAGGGGGTGGGAGGCCAGACCATAACCACCACCTCTATCACCATCAGTTTTTCCCTAGAGatcagcaacaacagcaacaacaacaacaaattataCGAAGATTTGAAGGAGGAAGTAACAATTTTTGA